The genomic interval CTCGATCCACCCCGCAACGCCCTCGAGCAGATGCGATCTCGTCGGGAAGTGACGGTAGACCGTCCTCTCCGACACGCCCACCGCGTCGCCGAGGGTGCGGTACGAGATGTCGTCGAAGGGATTCTCGCGCAGTGCTGCGGCGGCGCTGGCGAGGATCGCCGTCGGAGTGTCCACCCCCTCCGCCATCATCCGCCCCTTCCCCGCTGCGTTCCGGTCACCTCGGCTGTCCGCGTCGGCGGTTGACTTCGCCGCGACGTCGGCTCGGCAGGCAGCACATAACGATCGGAGTCGTCGAGCGTCAGCGCGAGTGACGACACATACTGCGTCTCCCCGTGAGCTCCCCGCTCCGCCGATGTCAGCATATCCGGACGCTCGAACGTGTACCCGGTGACGTGGCAGCGCAAGCGCTCACCCGACGGGTTGCCGTCGGCATCGAGTATCGGCGAGGCGATGCCATCCGTCTGGCGCCGCAGGTAATACCTGCCGCGCGTGGCCACCGCCATGAGCGGGGTTGCGATCGCCGCGACACCGATGGCGATCAGCACCGAGAACGGCTGGAGCCCCTCGCCGAGCAGCCCCGCGAACGCCGCCAACGACAGGAGGGACGCCAGCCCGACCGACACGAGGCCCACCGGATTCCAATCGCGCAGCATCCCCCGGCGGAACTCGGGGTACTTGGGCGAGATGTGCAGCACGTGCTTGTTGATCGCGATGTCGGCGGCGATCGTGACCAGCCACGCCATCACGACGTTGGCGTAGAGGCTGAGCACGAAGCTGATGAGGCTGAAGACGTCCATCCACATCAGCGCGAGTGCGATGGCGCCGTTGAAGAAGATGAAGATCGTTCTGCCGGGGTAGGTCTTGGTGAGACGGGTGTAGACGTTCGACCACGCCAGCGACCCCGAGTACGCGTTGGTGACGTTGATCTTGACCTGCGCGACGACGACGAGAACGAGCGCCAAGCCGATCGCCAGCCACTCCGGCATGATCGATTCGTAGAGGGCGATGAATTGGCGTACCGGCTCAGCGGCCCGCATGCCGAGATCGGGGTCGACACGCGTGATGAGGTAGACGGCGAGGAAGACGCCGATGACCTGCTTGATGCCGCTGAAGAGCACCCAACCGGGACCCGCGAACAGCAGCGAAGCCCACCATGACCGCCGATTCAGGCGCGTGCGCGGCGGCATCGCCCGGATCACGTCGATCTGCTCGGCCAGCTGCGGCGTCAGCGCGAAGCAGACGGCGGCGCTCCCCGCGATCGCCTGGAAACTCAGGGCGCCGTCGGACGCGCCGGTGAACGTCACGAACGCGCTCACCGCGTCGGGGTCGGAGACGATCACCCAGAGCAGAGGCAGCAGCGCGAGCGCGAGCCACAGCGGT from Microbacterium pumilum carries:
- a CDS encoding purine-cytosine permease family protein → MSPTCEAQGVRRGEQFAVTRADNARAAAEDSLEDYAFRYVPRTFRRWSAGAIGVTALGSIAFLADFSIGASVGIEHGTNNAVLGILFASITIFIVGLPIAYYAARYNIDLDLIARGSGFGYYGSSITTVIFAVFTCIFFALEGAIMAQGLHIALAIPLPIGYLISTVVVIPIVIYGMRALERLQFWTTPLWLALALLPLLWVIVSDPDAVSAFVTFTGASDGALSFQAIAGSAAVCFALTPQLAEQIDVIRAMPPRTRLNRRSWWASLLFAGPGWVLFSGIKQVIGVFLAVYLITRVDPDLGMRAAEPVRQFIALYESIMPEWLAIGLALVLVVVAQVKINVTNAYSGSLAWSNVYTRLTKTYPGRTIFIFFNGAIALALMWMDVFSLISFVLSLYANVVMAWLVTIAADIAINKHVLHISPKYPEFRRGMLRDWNPVGLVSVGLASLLSLAAFAGLLGEGLQPFSVLIAIGVAAIATPLMAVATRGRYYLRRQTDGIASPILDADGNPSGERLRCHVTGYTFERPDMLTSAERGAHGETQYVSSLALTLDDSDRYVLPAEPTSRRSQPPTRTAEVTGTQRGRGG